A region from the Candidatus Omnitrophota bacterium genome encodes:
- the glgB gene encoding 1,4-alpha-glucan branching protein GlgB: protein MFITDHDTYLFKQGNHFRLYDKLGSHLMEVDGVKGAHFALWAPNAAGVSVIGSFNKWDPKAHPLRQRSDESGMWEGFIPAVAKGDLYKYHIISKYNNYKVNKSDPFAFYCEVSPKTASIVWETQYEWNDKKWMKNRYKHNAPDKPVAVYEVHLGSWKRVKEENNRYMTYREMAAPLAEYVKDMGFTHVELMPVMEHPFDLSWGYQVTGFFAPTSRFGAPEDFMYLVDYLHKKEIGVILDWVPSHFPGDEHGLAYFDGTHLYEHADMRKGFHPDWKSYIFNYDRYEVKEFLISSALYWLEKYHADGLRVDAVASMLYLDYSRKEGEWIPNKYGGRENLEAIAFLRQLNEVLYGAYPDIQMIAEDSTAWPMVSRPASVGGLGFGMKWSMGWMHDTLCYFSKDPVYRKYEHNQITFSIWYAFSENFLLPFSHDEVVHGKGSLLHKMPGDDWQKFANLRLLFGYMYGHPGKKLLFMGCEFAQRKEWSNYESLEWPLLQYSPHQNVQKWVRDLNHLYKAEPALYKRDFESQGFEWVDFRDWENSVISFIRKGFGTNDIILVVCNFTPVPRLNYKVNVPKPGIWQELLNSDAKEYGGSGMGNLGGIAAIPSSYQPDYYTMALTLPPLGVLFFKNIGVRP, encoded by the coding sequence CATACCTTTTTAAGCAAGGGAACCATTTTAGGCTTTACGATAAATTGGGTTCCCATCTTATGGAAGTAGACGGTGTGAAGGGGGCGCATTTTGCGCTTTGGGCGCCTAATGCCGCCGGTGTATCGGTCATAGGCAGCTTTAACAAATGGGATCCAAAGGCCCACCCGCTAAGACAAAGAAGTGACGAGTCCGGAATGTGGGAAGGATTTATTCCGGCTGTCGCAAAGGGCGACCTCTACAAATATCACATCATCTCCAAATACAATAACTATAAAGTAAATAAAAGCGATCCGTTCGCTTTTTACTGCGAAGTTTCGCCTAAGACGGCGTCAATTGTCTGGGAAACGCAATACGAGTGGAACGATAAAAAATGGATGAAAAATCGGTATAAACATAATGCTCCGGATAAACCGGTGGCTGTGTACGAGGTCCACCTTGGCTCCTGGAAGCGCGTGAAGGAAGAGAATAATAGATATATGACATATAGGGAAATGGCCGCGCCCCTCGCCGAATATGTCAAGGATATGGGATTTACCCATGTAGAGCTGATGCCCGTCATGGAGCATCCGTTCGATTTATCGTGGGGGTATCAGGTAACGGGCTTTTTTGCGCCCACAAGTCGCTTTGGCGCGCCGGAAGACTTTATGTATCTGGTGGATTACCTGCACAAGAAAGAGATCGGCGTCATTCTGGACTGGGTGCCATCGCATTTCCCCGGAGACGAGCACGGCCTCGCTTATTTTGATGGCACTCATTTATACGAACACGCCGATATGCGCAAGGGCTTTCATCCCGACTGGAAGAGTTATATATTTAATTATGACAGATATGAGGTTAAGGAGTTTCTGATATCGAGCGCCCTATACTGGCTGGAAAAATACCACGCCGACGGGCTGAGGGTTGACGCGGTTGCCTCGATGCTTTATCTCGATTATTCCAGAAAAGAGGGGGAGTGGATCCCCAATAAATACGGCGGCAGGGAAAACCTGGAGGCAATAGCATTCTTGAGGCAGTTAAACGAGGTGCTGTACGGCGCCTACCCCGATATACAAATGATCGCCGAAGATTCCACCGCATGGCCCATGGTATCAAGGCCTGCTTCGGTCGGAGGGCTCGGATTTGGCATGAAATGGAGCATGGGGTGGATGCACGATACCTTATGCTATTTTTCAAAAGATCCCGTTTACCGCAAGTACGAACACAATCAGATAACTTTCAGCATATGGTACGCATTTTCGGAAAATTTCCTCCTGCCTTTTTCGCATGACGAGGTTGTGCATGGAAAGGGCTCGCTACTTCATAAGATGCCGGGAGACGATTGGCAGAAGTTCGCGAACCTCAGGCTTCTTTTCGGCTACATGTACGGCCACCCCGGCAAGAAGCTCTTATTTATGGGCTGCGAATTCGCGCAAAGAAAAGAGTGGTCCAATTATGAAAGCCTGGAGTGGCCTCTTCTGCAATACTCCCCTCATCAGAATGTGCAAAAATGGGTGCGCGACCTTAATCATTTGTATAAGGCCGAACCGGCGTTGTATAAAAGGGATTTCGAATCTCAAGGTTTCGAGTGGGTAGATTTTCGTGATTGGGAAAACAGCGTAATAAGTTTTATAAGAAAAGGATTCGGGACGAACGATATCATACTTGTGGTATGCAATTTTACGCCGGTACCGCGGCTTAACTATAAAGTCAACGTCCCAAAGCCTGGCATATGGCAGGAGCTTCTGAACAGCGACGCCAAGGAGTACGGAGGAAGCGGCATGGGAAATCTTGGCGGGATAGCCGCCATACCTTCATCCTATCAGCCAGATTATTATACAATGGCGCTTACACTCCCGCCTCTGGGCGTCTTATTCTTTAAGAATATTGGGGTCAGACCCTGA
- a CDS encoding NAD(P)H-dependent oxidoreductase, with amino-acid sequence MKKLLHIIATPRGKESHTLKVSESFLEAFAKKYPKCVIDTLNVTEEELPALGVKTVQGKYALLSGKDLSGPLAKAWEPVKKHIGRFLSADAYLISTPMWNFSIPYPLKHYIDIIVQPRYLFRYTDKGVEGLVKNKKMLIITSKGGDYSTGSPMRPYDFEETYLHWIFSFVGMTDISFINAQPMDAFGPDVAEKKIEEAKVLAKKSAEEWQEVQSGDKSTEIKSGRT; translated from the coding sequence ATGAAAAAATTATTGCACATAATAGCTACACCGAGGGGCAAAGAGTCACACACGCTTAAAGTGTCGGAGTCCTTCTTAGAGGCGTTCGCGAAAAAATATCCCAAATGTGTGATCGATACCCTAAACGTGACTGAAGAGGAACTGCCGGCTCTTGGCGTAAAAACGGTGCAGGGAAAATACGCTCTTCTAAGCGGCAAAGATCTTTCCGGGCCGTTGGCCAAAGCGTGGGAACCTGTAAAAAAACATATCGGACGCTTTCTTTCGGCTGACGCATATCTTATAAGCACGCCGATGTGGAACTTCAGTATACCCTATCCATTAAAACATTATATCGATATTATTGTGCAGCCTCGGTATCTTTTTAGATATACCGATAAGGGTGTTGAGGGGCTTGTTAAAAATAAGAAAATGTTGATCATAACCTCGAAAGGAGGGGATTACTCGACCGGAAGCCCCATGCGCCCGTACGATTTCGAGGAGACGTATTTACACTGGATATTCAGTTTTGTCGGTATGACCGATATTTCTTTTATTAATGCTCAGCCAATGGACGCTTTCGGCCCGGACGTAGCGGAAAAAAAGATAGAAGAGGCGAAAGTATTGGCGAAAAAATCAGCCGAGGAGTGGCAGGAGGTGCAAAGTGGAGATAAAAGTACAGAAATTAAATCAGGACGAACTTAA
- a CDS encoding cupin domain-containing protein, protein MEIKVQKLNQDELNKMNVFAWPVWAKEISRFDWQYDGIEECYLLDGDVIVETKDGKNVKFGKGDFVTFPKGLSCTWDIKKPVRKHYNFK, encoded by the coding sequence GTGGAGATAAAAGTACAGAAATTAAATCAGGACGAACTTAACAAGATGAATGTCTTCGCCTGGCCCGTGTGGGCGAAGGAGATATCACGGTTCGACTGGCAGTATGACGGCATTGAGGAGTGTTATCTTCTGGACGGCGACGTTATAGTAGAAACAAAAGACGGAAAAAATGTAAAGTTCGGCAAAGGCGACTTTGTAACATTCCCAAAAGGGCTTTCCTGCACATGGGATATAAAGAAGCCCGTGAGGAAGCATTATAACTTTAAGTAA
- the rpoN gene encoding RNA polymerase factor sigma-54 — translation MLYRMALTPQMKHSIMLLGMSTKDLAEYIDSIAESNPFLQKILSEKPKKLSTTYEYNDAATEDKENKRLPLISQLRILDLTDKELEIAEYLIYEMDDNGYITVDVEEVTSDLMVSLEETERALEAVQGLEPAGIGAHDLTECLQLQLKKANKEDSLEYRIVTECIDEVAKNNAEKIARILAADKEAVQTAIANIKKLNPRPASNILSEKSERVAPDFLVSLAKKKLQLELNKDWMPRLRLYNPYENKLEIIKDAEARQFMKENMDTARHLIDGIRRREETMCRVADYILQFHKDSLQNHPHEMKSLTVKNISEALKLHESTVTRTISNKYIQIDDNVVPLKSLLSASVKKENGESVSKQAVKNRIEALVKNEAKAKPLTDNDIYESLTKEGILIKRRTIAKYRDSLRILPAYLRKNKNIT, via the coding sequence ATGCTGTACCGGATGGCGCTCACGCCGCAGATGAAACATTCTATTATGCTGCTTGGTATGTCCACCAAAGACCTTGCCGAATATATCGACTCTATTGCGGAATCGAATCCGTTCCTCCAAAAGATCCTTAGCGAAAAACCTAAAAAGCTCTCTACTACCTACGAATATAATGACGCGGCTACCGAAGACAAAGAAAATAAGCGCCTCCCTCTTATTTCTCAGCTCAGGATACTCGATTTAACGGACAAGGAATTGGAGATAGCGGAATACCTGATATATGAGATGGATGATAACGGCTACATAACAGTTGATGTCGAGGAAGTGACGAGCGATCTCATGGTAAGCCTGGAAGAAACGGAAAGGGCCCTAGAAGCAGTCCAGGGCCTTGAGCCCGCAGGTATAGGCGCGCACGACCTCACTGAATGCCTTCAACTGCAGTTAAAAAAAGCGAATAAAGAAGATTCTCTGGAATACCGCATAGTAACTGAATGCATTGACGAAGTGGCAAAAAACAATGCGGAAAAGATAGCGCGGATTCTCGCGGCCGATAAAGAGGCGGTCCAAACGGCGATAGCCAACATTAAAAAACTGAATCCCCGGCCGGCGAGTAATATTTTAAGCGAAAAATCCGAACGCGTAGCGCCAGATTTTCTTGTGAGTCTCGCAAAGAAAAAGCTGCAGCTCGAGCTAAATAAAGACTGGATGCCGCGGCTCCGGCTTTACAACCCGTATGAAAATAAGCTGGAGATTATAAAAGACGCCGAAGCGCGCCAATTCATGAAGGAAAATATGGATACTGCCCGCCATCTTATAGACGGCATAAGGCGCCGGGAAGAGACCATGTGCAGAGTGGCGGATTACATACTGCAATTCCATAAAGACTCACTGCAAAACCACCCTCATGAAATGAAGAGCCTCACTGTAAAAAATATCTCCGAGGCGCTCAAGCTGCACGAATCTACTGTAACCCGCACGATTTCAAACAAATACATACAGATCGACGATAATGTAGTGCCCCTAAAGAGCCTTTTAAGCGCCAGCGTCAAAAAAGAGAACGGCGAATCTGTCTCCAAGCAAGCTGTAAAAAATCGGATTGAAGCGCTTGTTAAAAATGAGGCTAAGGCAAAACCTCTGACCGACAATGATATTTATGAAAGTTTGACGAAGGAAGGTATTTTAATAAAAAGGCGCACTATAGCCAAGTACAGAGACTCACTCCGCATCCTGCCCGCCTATTTGCGAAAAAATAAAAATATTACTTAA
- a CDS encoding IS66 family transposase: MSDKEIKRILLKLKILEEENEKLKEENAYLKFKLEDLQSKRYKSKKIKPPDDTPSVPSVAKKRGGLFGHIGWFRKKPKEINRIEEVRLDKCPKCGSGDLIECKDTHEHIQEDIILPKVEVTLYRKHRYYCKNCKEIISPKGADEIPGSCIGPRAKAFAAFLRFGIKISERDVCVFFQRAFNLKMAASSIAGFMDQLKTEALPIYNDLLASLKKGSFIHADETGWSIDGINHWLWKFSNKKICVSHIDKARGQAVVEKMLGDKYNGVLISDFLSAYNKIITPAKQRCLVHILRDLEKVMEYWHDDREVLRYSERLKKIFEDAIQLYKEYKGRIWDDTYCRQRELIAKAMEDFEFPNPNKRILRRFAKRLKRHKNELFTFLYIKNIDYHNNHAEQQIRPDVIFRKITFGNRSLAGAENHSVIMSILQTAKLNGIDPIGVVEKILLRSPQNPLAKAFYP; the protein is encoded by the coding sequence ATGAGCGATAAAGAGATAAAGCGGATCCTTTTAAAATTAAAGATCCTTGAGGAAGAAAACGAGAAGCTTAAAGAAGAAAACGCCTATCTGAAGTTTAAACTCGAAGATCTGCAATCCAAGCGCTATAAATCCAAAAAGATTAAACCGCCTGATGACACGCCTTCGGTGCCGTCGGTTGCCAAAAAGCGCGGCGGCCTCTTTGGCCATATCGGCTGGTTCCGGAAAAAACCCAAAGAAATAAACAGGATAGAGGAAGTCCGGTTAGATAAATGCCCCAAATGCGGCTCAGGCGACTTAATCGAATGCAAAGATACGCATGAGCATATCCAAGAGGATATTATCCTGCCAAAGGTTGAGGTGACCTTATATCGTAAACATCGTTACTACTGCAAAAACTGTAAAGAGATAATCTCGCCGAAAGGAGCCGATGAGATCCCGGGAAGCTGTATAGGTCCGAGGGCGAAGGCTTTCGCCGCGTTCCTAAGGTTCGGCATAAAAATATCGGAACGCGACGTATGCGTCTTCTTCCAGAGAGCCTTCAACTTAAAAATGGCTGCCTCCTCAATAGCCGGCTTCATGGATCAACTTAAGACAGAAGCTCTTCCTATCTATAATGATCTATTGGCTTCGCTTAAAAAAGGATCATTTATCCACGCCGATGAGACCGGTTGGTCTATAGACGGCATTAATCATTGGCTCTGGAAGTTCTCCAACAAGAAGATATGCGTAAGCCACATAGATAAAGCTCGAGGGCAGGCTGTTGTGGAGAAGATGCTGGGCGATAAATATAATGGCGTTTTAATATCGGACTTCTTATCTGCCTATAACAAAATAATAACGCCGGCCAAGCAGAGATGCCTTGTCCATATACTTCGGGATTTAGAAAAGGTTATGGAATACTGGCACGACGACAGAGAGGTCTTGCGATACTCGGAGAGGCTGAAGAAGATATTCGAGGACGCTATCCAATTATACAAGGAATATAAAGGAAGGATTTGGGATGATACTTACTGCCGCCAGAGGGAGTTAATCGCCAAAGCCATGGAAGACTTCGAATTCCCTAACCCCAACAAGCGGATACTGAGACGATTTGCTAAGCGCCTCAAAAGGCACAAGAACGAACTATTCACCTTCCTGTATATAAAAAACATCGACTACCACAATAATCACGCCGAACAGCAGATAAGGCCCGATGTCATATTCCGCAAAATAACATTTGGTAACCGTTCTCTTGCCGGCGCCGAGAACCACAGCGTTATCATGAGCATCCTTCAGACCGCTAAATTAAACGGTATAGATCCGATAGGCGTTGTGGAAAAGATACTGCTAAGATCACCGCAGAATCCGCTCGCCAAGGCATTTTATCCATAA